Proteins encoded by one window of Chondromyces crocatus:
- a CDS encoding GNAT family N-acetyltransferase, producing the protein MRIGWLCVLDLRGMVNLSADFSRQASLADGTQVTLRMVQPADREELRRQFRRLSPQARYRRFLSLAGDLSDTVLSYLTDVDGVNHVAIVATIDSLDLKREEGLGVGRFIRLPDEPHVAEATVTVMDHAQRKGLGRLLLGTLVEAARERGIHQFRATVLEENAPIRHLLEAAGATLREQDGDTLVFDVRLDDAVVEEGVLSTRGGEDHPLRRLLRIAAQSLLAIRSTLMGE; encoded by the coding sequence GTGCGCATCGGATGGCTCTGTGTCCTGGATCTGCGAGGGATGGTGAACCTGAGCGCCGACTTTTCTCGGCAGGCGAGCCTCGCGGATGGAACGCAGGTGACGCTGCGGATGGTCCAGCCAGCGGACAGAGAGGAACTACGCCGCCAGTTCCGGCGACTCTCCCCGCAAGCACGGTACCGTCGCTTCCTCTCGCTGGCGGGCGACCTCTCCGACACGGTGCTGAGCTACCTGACCGACGTGGACGGCGTGAACCACGTGGCGATCGTCGCCACCATCGACTCCCTCGATCTCAAGCGGGAAGAAGGCCTCGGCGTCGGCCGCTTCATCCGCCTCCCGGATGAACCCCACGTGGCCGAGGCCACGGTGACCGTCATGGATCACGCCCAGCGCAAGGGCCTGGGCCGCCTGTTGCTCGGCACGCTGGTCGAGGCCGCGCGGGAGCGTGGCATCCACCAGTTCAGGGCCACGGTGCTGGAAGAGAACGCGCCGATCCGGCACCTCCTCGAAGCGGCCGGCGCCACGTTGCGCGAGCAGGACGGGGACACCCTGGTGTTCGACGTGCGCCTCGACGACGCCGTGGTGGAAGAGGGCGTGCTCTCGACCCGGGGAGGGGAGGATCATCCCCTCCGACGGCTGCTCCGCATCGCCGCCCAGTCCCTGCTCGCCATTCGCTCCACCCTCATGGGTGAATGA
- a CDS encoding L,D-transpeptidase: protein MHRTRSTAPPRARGRGGQAAPRLRLSTFAALLLAAGGCGRSDASPASTGAGAPALSASADPTGSGSAEVTPAATGAPSGAAEDEPPPEPPGTPDVVSLAGVTTLPPPIAEGAPRLGITGLIVRAYARPTASSKVVGFLRAGAVVETEGDTAGTEGCPGGWRKLKPHGYVCLGREATLDLEHEVIRAATRRPDVTQKLPYMYGVVTRGGPAYARLPTEADLKRLEPSLKKHIDKWKKDSVSGATYGLDVWMKWADKPAPPALEAWEQKITDGVPWYLQGGRQVPNVSGAIKSAEDVKLGEVSRRNGMAFVESFLHEGRRYNVSPDLRVLPADRYRPIRGSDFHGWEIGKEIEFPFALIRRPGGKTWRLDGSKKLVEAGDLEWRSAVALTGKQQFFGGRLHYETKDGQWIDDRYAGRVDAAKKMPAWGKNGERWIDINLTKQVLVAYEGTTAVFATLVSTGEAGLADHEKTTATRKGIFRIHTKHVSSTMDSDTVGEEFELRDVPYVQYFQDGYALHGAYWHDSFGRPKSHGCINLAPEDARRLFWWTEPQVPPGWHGAARSLTGTVVFIHP from the coding sequence ATGCATCGGACGCGCTCCACAGCACCCCCCCGGGCGCGTGGGCGCGGAGGCCAGGCGGCCCCGCGCCTGCGGTTGTCGACGTTCGCAGCGTTGCTGCTCGCCGCCGGGGGGTGCGGCCGATCCGACGCAAGCCCTGCATCGACGGGTGCTGGGGCTCCTGCCCTGAGCGCCAGCGCCGATCCCACCGGAAGTGGGTCGGCCGAGGTCACGCCGGCAGCGACCGGAGCCCCGTCCGGGGCCGCGGAAGACGAGCCGCCGCCCGAACCGCCGGGGACGCCGGACGTGGTGAGCCTGGCGGGGGTCACCACGCTGCCGCCTCCCATCGCCGAGGGTGCTCCTCGGCTGGGCATCACGGGGCTCATCGTCCGGGCGTACGCGCGGCCGACCGCGAGTTCCAAGGTGGTGGGCTTCCTGCGCGCCGGCGCAGTCGTCGAGACCGAGGGGGACACGGCGGGCACCGAGGGCTGTCCCGGGGGCTGGCGCAAGCTCAAGCCGCACGGCTACGTGTGCCTCGGCCGCGAGGCGACCCTCGATCTGGAGCACGAGGTGATCCGCGCCGCGACCCGTCGGCCCGATGTGACGCAGAAGCTCCCGTACATGTACGGCGTCGTCACCCGCGGGGGCCCGGCGTACGCCCGGCTGCCCACGGAGGCGGATCTGAAGCGCCTGGAGCCGAGCCTCAAGAAGCACATCGATAAGTGGAAGAAGGACTCGGTCAGCGGGGCCACCTACGGGCTCGATGTCTGGATGAAATGGGCCGACAAGCCAGCGCCGCCTGCGCTGGAGGCGTGGGAGCAAAAGATCACCGACGGGGTGCCCTGGTACCTGCAAGGGGGCCGGCAGGTGCCCAACGTCTCCGGGGCGATCAAGAGCGCGGAGGATGTGAAGCTCGGCGAGGTCTCCCGACGAAACGGGATGGCGTTCGTGGAGTCGTTCCTGCACGAGGGGCGGCGCTACAACGTGAGCCCCGACCTGCGCGTCTTGCCCGCCGATCGTTACCGGCCGATCCGCGGCTCGGATTTCCACGGGTGGGAGATCGGCAAGGAGATCGAGTTCCCGTTCGCGCTCATCCGGCGCCCTGGTGGCAAGACGTGGCGGCTCGATGGGTCGAAGAAGCTCGTGGAGGCGGGGGATCTGGAGTGGCGGAGCGCGGTGGCGCTCACCGGGAAGCAGCAGTTCTTCGGTGGCAGGCTGCACTACGAGACGAAGGACGGTCAGTGGATCGATGACCGTTACGCAGGGCGGGTGGACGCGGCGAAGAAGATGCCGGCCTGGGGGAAGAACGGGGAGCGCTGGATCGACATCAACCTGACCAAGCAGGTGCTCGTGGCCTACGAGGGGACCACGGCGGTGTTCGCGACGCTGGTGTCCACGGGGGAGGCCGGCCTGGCCGATCACGAGAAGACGACGGCGACGCGCAAGGGGATCTTCCGCATCCACACGAAGCACGTGTCGAGCACGATGGACTCGGACACGGTGGGCGAGGAGTTCGAGCTGCGGGACGTGCCCTACGTGCAGTACTTCCAGGATGGGTACGCGCTCCACGGGGCGTACTGGCACGACAGCTTCGGGAGACCGAAGAGCCACGGCTGCATCAACCTCGCGCCCGAGGACGCGCGCCGTCTGTTCTGGTGGACGGAGCCTCAGGTGCCGCCGGGCTGGCACGGGGCAGCGCGTTCGCTCACAGGGACGGTGGTGTTCATTCACCCATGA
- a CDS encoding alpha/beta hydrolase, which produces MLRRALLSLLALYGALLLFALFGADRILYMPHAARYVAGSEITLLSTEGGAKIAARHWPTRGARYVVLFSHGNAEDLDDIEPFVERLRALGLSVFAYDYEGYGLSEGSPSEKGLYADIDAAYAHLTGPLGYPPERIIAYGRSLGGSPSVDLARRAPLGGLVLESAFTSVYRVATRIPLFPGDRHVNIDKIGDARCPVLILHGRRDGIVPFHHGEALFARAPEPKRALWIDEAGHNDFVFVAGEAYDRALRGFVALLDEHVERSETAAASPEWGRQALAAVVR; this is translated from the coding sequence GTGCTCCGCCGCGCCCTCCTGTCCCTGCTCGCGCTCTATGGCGCGCTCCTGCTGTTCGCGCTGTTCGGCGCCGATCGCATCCTCTACATGCCGCACGCGGCGCGCTACGTCGCGGGGTCGGAGATCACGCTGCTCTCGACCGAGGGCGGGGCGAAGATCGCCGCGCGCCACTGGCCGACGCGGGGGGCGCGTTACGTCGTGCTCTTCAGCCACGGCAACGCGGAGGATCTCGACGACATCGAACCGTTCGTGGAGCGCCTGCGCGCCCTCGGACTCTCGGTGTTCGCATACGACTACGAGGGCTACGGGCTCAGCGAGGGCTCCCCGTCGGAGAAGGGCCTCTACGCCGACATCGACGCGGCGTACGCGCACCTCACGGGGCCGCTGGGATACCCGCCGGAGCGGATCATCGCCTACGGGCGGTCGCTGGGGGGGAGTCCGTCGGTGGATCTCGCCCGCCGCGCGCCCCTGGGGGGGCTGGTGCTGGAGAGCGCGTTCACGTCCGTATACCGGGTCGCGACCCGGATCCCGCTGTTTCCCGGTGACCGGCACGTGAACATCGACAAGATCGGGGACGCTCGCTGCCCGGTGCTGATCCTCCATGGGCGTCGCGACGGCATCGTGCCGTTCCACCATGGAGAGGCGCTGTTCGCCAGAGCGCCCGAGCCCAAGCGGGCGCTCTGGATCGACGAGGCAGGGCACAACGACTTCGTGTTCGTCGCCGGGGAGGCTTACGATCGTGCGCTGCGCGGCTTCGTGGCGCTGCTCGACGAGCACGTGGAGCGCTCCGAGACGGCGGCGGCCTCGCCGGAATGGGGTCGCCAAGCGCTCGCGGCCGTCGTTCGGTAG